GAGCTCACCGTGGTGCAACACGCCCGAGCCGCCCGTCACCCGGCGCACCAGCTCCAGCCCGTGCTCCTTCGCCGCGGCGGCGTCGACGCTCCCATACGACTGCGTGCGCCCGAGGCTGAGGCAGCCGGGTGTGAAGACATACAGGCGCAGGGTAGGGACGAAGTCCGCCCGCGCACAGGCGTCCTCCAGCAGCGCCTCGTCGAGCGCCATCTGCCATGCCCCCGGCGACTCTTCGAGGGGCTCGATGACATTCCACTCGCGGCGGGCTTCGGACGGAGTCATGGGCGCATCCTCTCCGCTTCGGAGTGGAACGCAATGCCCGCTGCATCCTTCGCGAGGCGCAATGCCCAGGGCACGGAGTGCCCGACCAACTGGATGGCGACGGGGGCTTGCAAGGCATGCATGGAAGAGGTGGCTGCGCTGGCGCAATGCCTTCGGGGCCAGGCAGGTCCGAGGGAGGACGAGCGAGGCAAGACGACGTTGCCATCCTACCCCCGGTCGTCATGGGTGGTCATCTTGAGTCGCCGGCCCCGAAGTCGCGGGGCGTGGGGGCGGGTAGACGGGGGTGTAGCAAGCCCCCCTGTATACGTAGTTACCAGTCTCGTCACAGTCCGTCGGCGCGATGGCCAGCTTTCTCCAGCATCCACCGTTGATGACGAGGTGCGTCCGGTGGGGACAACGGCCCGTGGCATCTGGCCGGGTCTGTCCTGGCACGAGCTTCGGTGGACTGTCCACGGAGATGGCCGACCAGGTGGACGGGGCCCGCACGGGGGCCACTGGAGCCGTCAGCGCGGTGTCTCCGACGGCCACGGTGCCACCATCCCTTGACTCCTCAGACTCAGAGGCGCTGGCCTCGGCGGGCTCCTGTGCCGAAGGACTGCTCAGCATCCATCCAACGCCCAAAGCGAGTGACGCTGCCAGGCCGGCACCCACAATCCTGACACGCCAGCCTGCGGGCGGGGCTCGAATGCGTGGCGGCACGCCGTCGGTTGCAGGCGTCTGCCGGAGGAAGAGCGGCTCATCGGCCTCCGGCCCCGCGCGTCGAGCAGCCCGCTCCAGCGCCACCGCGAGCTCTCGAGCCGTACCGCGCGCCTCTGGGGTGGGGGAGAGCATCCGCGACACGAGGGCGCTCAGTTCCTCGCAGCAGCGCGCGTTGTGCGCACGCGGTGACGGAGGCGCAGTGCCCTCCAGGTACCAGCGGCGCGAGGCGTCGTCCGCCGCATCCACCGAGAAAGGGTAGTCCTCCGTGACGACGCGCCAGGCGGTGACGCCCAGCCCGA
Above is a window of Pyxidicoccus xibeiensis DNA encoding:
- a CDS encoding serine/threonine protein kinase, whose amino-acid sequence is MDSGPLNPACLPPGTQVGPWRVVSRMGMSTYGAAYLAVGIEPDAPSPVALKLALYPRDARFPREEELLSRVDHPAVPRLWGSGSWKDARGTRYPYLAMEWVEGVSLYAWASAYQPSSRQLLRLLAVLARALEATHAAGGVHRDVKGDNVLVRHSDGRVFLTDFGSGHFIGAATLTPPPFPPGTPSYRSPEAWRHVLLRQGDMSVPYAPGPADDVFGLGVTAWRVVTEDYPFSVDAADDASRRWYLEGTAPPSPRAHNARCCEELSALVSRMLSPTPEARGTARELAVALERAARRAGPEADEPLFLRQTPATDGVPPRIRAPPAGWRVRIVGAGLAASLALGVGWMLSSPSAQEPAEASASESEESRDGGTVAVGDTALTAPVAPVRAPSTWSAISVDSPPKLVPGQTRPDATGRCPHRTHLVINGGCWRKLAIAPTDCDETGNYVYRGACYTPVYPPPRPATSGPATQDDHP